From Triticum urartu cultivar G1812 chromosome 2, Tu2.1, whole genome shotgun sequence, a single genomic window includes:
- the LOC125540629 gene encoding uncharacterized protein LOC125540629 translates to METAISAVASELVSQFISFLMNKYNSLSHAQSEEKVVQRLQHLLMRAGTIIEEADTRYITNSGMMMQVKTLSEAMYQGYRVLDKLRYCALQNSAGFDKVSINDSSSSSLQFIPFKRFRTTSKKDDKAMCLESYGALESLEISIANMAEFIVLLGGCERMSRRPYDIYLYTDNFMFGRRTEKQKLMSFLLENNNLPGDHALAILPIIGGVGVGKKTLVAHVCGDERVHSRFSSILHLNGHNLLTILDHGRTMFGTMLVIIEFASDVGDDEWKMFHSFLIRMSRGSKIIIISKLKRLARFGSVQPIFSVLSYDELRYLFKKLAFGSVDPAEHPWLVQIADEFTKVLYIVPSTLLATNTLADVLRKNLNVRFWLCILDKVIRYAKRNASTYGVHPNMLFEEGHHVDITDIALHPLSVKRYTIDVSIKEESPSVTMGELLADPSVRPEGDFILIAWESRIPPHNLVHLFVTSRTQGTHEG, encoded by the coding sequence ATGGAGACTGCCATATCTGCAGTTGCAAGTGAACTTGTGAGCCAGTTCATCTCCTTCCTAATGAACAAGTACAACTCCTTGAGCCATGCCCAATCAGAGGAGAAGGTGGTGCAGAGGTTGCAGCACCTCCTGATGAGAGCTGGCACCATCATTGAGGAGGCAGACACGCGATACATAACCAACTCCGGGATGATGATGCAGGTCAAGACACTCTCAGAGGCCATGTACCAAGGATATCGTGTGCTGGACAAATTGAGGTATTGTGCCCTCCAAAACAGTGCAGGCTTCGACAAGGTTAGCATCAATGACTCGTCTAGCAGCAGCTTGCAATTCATTCCTTTCAAGCGTTTTCGAACAACATCCAAGAAGGATGACAAGGCAATGTGCCTTGAGTCATATGGTGCCTTGGAAAGCTTAGAAATTTCTATTGCTAATATGGCAGAATTTATAGTTCTTCTGGGTGGATGCGAGCGCATGTCCCGTAGGCCGTATGACATTTATCTTTACACTGACAATTTCATGTTCGGCCGACGCACTGAGAAGCAAAAGCTCATGAGCTTCTTGTTGGAGAACAACAACCTTCCTGGTGATCATGCACTTGCAATTCTTCCAATCATAGGAGGTGTTGGCGTTGGAAAGAAAACCTTGGTTGCTCATGTGTGTGGCGACGAAAGGGTCCACTCACGCTTCTCATCTATTTTGCACTTGAATGGACACAACCTCTTGACCATACTTGACCATGGAAGGACCATGTTTGGGACGATGTTGGTAATTATTGAGTTTGCTTCTGATGTAGGCGACGATGAATGGAAAATGTTTCACTCATTTCTCATAAGAATGAGCAGAGGAAGCAAGATCATCATCATAAGTAAACTTAAAAGGTTAGCCCGGTTTGGATCAGTGCAGCCTATTTTCAGTGTTCTGTCTTATGACGAGTTGAGATACCTTTTCAAGAAACTGGCGTTCGGGAGTGTAGACCCTGCAGAACATCCATGGCTAGTACAAATAGCAGATGAATTTACCAAGGTGTTGTACATTGTGCCAAGTACACTTCTTGCAACAAATACACTAGCGGATGTGTTGAGAAAGAACCTTAATGTTCGGTTTTGGCTCTGCATATTGGACAAGGTGATAAGATATGCCAAAAGAAATGCCTCCACATACGGTGTGCACCCAAACATGCTTTTTGAAGAAGGCCATCATGTGGACATAACAGATATTGCGCTGCATCCACTTAGCGTGAAACGTTATACAATTGATGTTTCAATTAAGGAGGAGTCACCAAGTGTGACAATGGGCGAACTTCTAGCAGATCCAAGTGTTAGACCAGAAGGTGACTTCATTCTAATTGCATGGGAATCAAGGATACCGCCTCATAATTTAGTTCATCTTTTTGTCACAAGTCGTACTCAGGGTACACATGAAGGGTAG
- the LOC125540630 gene encoding uncharacterized protein LOC125540630, giving the protein MEVVMSAVAGELVSRFISFLLNKYHSSRSHSEEKVMERLQHLLMRVCTIVEEADMPYITNSGMMMQLKTLSEAMYQGYHALDNLRYRALQVTVGFEEVSINDSSGSSLYLAKRSRSTNDKVTRLESHGALESLEIAIVNMSEFIVLLGGCERMSRRPYDVYLYTENFMFGRHIEKQKLLSFLLQHNNSPGDDAPAVLPIIGGAAIGKKTLVAHACGDERVRSRFSSILHLNGDNLLRRPDHGMTMEGRILLVIEFSCDIGQDNWNRFYLFAIGMGRGSKIIILSRLKTLARFGSVKPIFLSAMSSDELKYLFKTLAFGSVDPTEHPRLVKLADEFGKLLHNVPDTLIAINILADVLRMNLSVQYWLCILDKGLRYIKRNLSTYGVQPSMLLEEDHPVDITDFALHPLSMIPCTTNFSIKKELPSLTLGELIRDPSVTPKQDFIIIAWESRIPPHKSFPHFVTSHAQGGHEVSALPGRKRR; this is encoded by the coding sequence ATGGAGGTTGTCATGTCTGCAGTTGCAGGTGAACTTGTGAGCCGTTTCATCTCCTTCCTGCTGAACAAGTATCATTCGAGTCGGTCACACTCGGAGGAGAAGGTGATGGAGCGGTTGCAACATCTCCTAATGAGAGTTTGCACCATTGTTGAGGAGGCCGACATGCCATACATAACCAACTCCGGGATGATGATGCAGCTCAAGACACTATCTGAGGCCATGTACCAAGGATACCATGCGCTGGACAACTTAAGGTACCGTGCCCTCCAAGTCACTGTAGGCTTCGAAGAGGTTAGCATCAATGACTCATCTGGCAGCAGCCTATATTTAGCCAAGCGTTCTCGAAGTACAAATGATAAGGTCACGCGCCTCGAGTCACATGGTGCCTTGGAAAGCTTAGAAATTGCTATTGTTAATATGTCAGAATTTATTGTTCTTCTCGGTGGATGTGAGCGCATGTCCCGTAGgccatatgatgtttatctttacACTGAAAATTTCATGTTCGGCCGACACATTGAGAAGCAAAAGCTCTTGAGCTTCTTGTTGCAGCACAACAACTCTCCTGGTGATGATGCACCGGCAGTTCTTCCGATCATAGGTGGTGCAGCAATTGGGAAGAAAACTTTGGTTGCTCATGCGTGCGGTGACGAAAGGGTTCGCTCACGCTTCTCCTCTATTTTGCACTTGAATGGAGACAACCTTTTGAGAAGACCTGACCATGGAATGACCATGGAAGGAAGGATATTGTTAGTTATTGAGTTTTCTTGTGATATTGGCCAAGATAATTGGAACAGGTTTTACTTATTTGCCATTGGAATGGGAAGAGGAAGCAAGATCATCATCTTAAGTAGACTTAAAACATTAGCTCGATTCGGATCAGTGAAACCTATTTTTCTAAGTGCAATGTCTAGCGATGAGTTGAAGTACCTTTTCAAGACACTGGCATTCGGGAGCGTAGACCCCACAGAACATCCACGGCTAGTAAAACTAGCAGATGAATTTGGCAAGCTGTTACACAATGTGCCAGATACACTTATCGCAATAAATATACTCGCAGATGTGTTGAGAATGAACCTCAGTGTTCAGTATTGGCTTTGCATATTGGACAAGGGTCTAAGATACATTAAAAGAAACCTCTCCACATATGGTGTGCAACCAAGCATGCTTTTAGAAGAAGACCATCCAGTGGACATAACAGATTTTGCTTTGCATCCACTTAGCATGATACCTTGTACAACTAATTTTTCAATCAAGAAGGAATTGCCAAGTCTAacacttggtgaacttatcagAGATCCCAGTGTTACGCCGAAACAAGATTTCATTATAATTGCATGGGAATCAAGGATACCTCCTCATAAATCATTTCCTCATTTTGTTACAAGTCATGCTCAGGGCGGACATGAAGTTAGTGCCTTGCCAGGGAGGAAGCGAAGATGA